In Mytilus trossulus isolate FHL-02 chromosome 6, PNRI_Mtr1.1.1.hap1, whole genome shotgun sequence, a single window of DNA contains:
- the LOC134722797 gene encoding linear primary-alkylsulfatase-like → MAMLSVYAAFLATGLAVVAYFGHQVWSVNKAPTMAEQVKRELIPNEEFVKHSDIFNKKEVLKVTDNIYVAIGFALGNSIMVIAPEGLIIVDVTESVTAATEILKEFRKITNKPIKAILYTHHHTDHVGGAQGFLEKGVALPEVWSHHKLPHEVASFFITSYGAKIRRSSRQFGVMVPESRKINAALNHLQCGLGISLRYDSHGFIPPSKLVTEKVTFAKIAGLDVHIHHIPGETSDQIGVWIPSWKAFLSGDDVYRAFPNIYTIRGAPARDPVDWYTSVQKMLDLDPDYLVPSHHRPLIGKIDIRNVLIPYRDGIQFVHDQALRFINKGLTPDEIAKRVRLPEKLEKHPYLREFYGTVPWSVKGVFQLYLGWFSGDPVDLFPLSTPEKASRVISLAGGVDNTISEAIKAWNEDDIQWSLELASYVLIQDKNNKDAKKLKADALNLLGSRQINSIAANYYITCALETEGIVNLEDESTRKNEWQIIEKLPLKQLFQIFSTMFTPEVGVCETTEGVVQFIFSDTNSFVVLRIRNGVAIIEENGRAKNADVTVKTTEAKLKAAFITRLDGKGDFTKDLNIDGGIVKFKNYMNCFEEDFQLLLP, encoded by the exons A TGGCCATGCTGTCAGTTTATGCGGCGTTCCTAGCCACAGGTCTTGCTGTGGTTGCTTATTTTGGCCACCAAGTATGGTCAGTAAATAAAGCGCCAACGATGGCGGAGCAAGTTAAAAGAGAGCTCATTCCAAATGAGGAGTTTGTCAAACACTCTGATATATTCAACAAGAAGGAAGTTTTAAAG GTTACGGATAACATCTATGTAGCCATTGGTTTTGCTTTAGGGAACTCTATCATGGTGATCGCACCGGAAGGTCTTATTATTGTTGATGTGACTGAAAGTGTTACAGCAGCTACAGAAATTCTCAAAGAGTTTAGGAAGATCACAAATAAACCGATCAAAGCTATTCTTTACACTCACCATCATACAGACCATGTAGGAGGAGCacag GGATTCTTAGAAAAGGGTGTTGCATTGCCAGAAGTCTGGTCTCATCATAAACTACCACACGAAGTCGCTAGTTTCTTCATTACATCATATGGAGCTAAAATTAGACGATCATCACGACAGTTTGGTGTAATGGTACCAGAATCACGCAAGATTAATGCTGCACT GAATC ATTTACAGTGTGGTTTAGGTATTAGCTTGCGATATGATTCGCATGGGTTCATTCCCCCTTCCAAATTGGTAACTGAGAAAGTCACATTTGCTAAAATTGCAG GACTAGATGTACACATCCATCATATTCCAGGGGAAACATCAGACCAAATTGGTGTATGGATTCCGTCCTGGAAAGCATTCCTCAGCGGTGATGATGTCTACAGAGCTTTCCCGAACATTTACACCATACGCGGAGCCCCAGCTAGAGATCCGGTAGACTGGTATACATCTGTTCAGAAAATGCTAGATCTGGATCCTGATTATCTTGTTCCTAGTCATCATCGGCCGCTCATTGGGAAAATCGACATTCGGAATGTACTAATTCCTTACAGAGATGGAATTCAGTTCGTTCACGACCAAGCACTAAGATTTATCAATAAAGGTTTGACACCCGATGAAATTGCAAAGCGTGTGAGATTGCCAGAAAAATTAGAGAAACATCCTTACTTGAGAGAATTTTATGGCACAGTCCCATGGTCAGTGAAAGGGGTGTTTCAGTTGTATCTTGGATGGTTTAGTGGCGACCCAGTTGATCTGTTCCCCTTATCAACACCAGAAAAAGCATCACGTGTCATTTCGTTAGCAGGAGGAGTTGATAACACTATATCTGAAGCTATTAAAGCCTGGAATGAGGATGATATACAGTGGTCTCTTGAGCTTGCTTCATATGTTCTCATAcaagataaaaataacaaagatgCTAAGAAACTAAAAGCTGATGCTCTCAACTTATTGGGCAGCAGACAGATCAATTCTATTGCTGCTAATTATTACATCACATGCGCACTCGAGACAGAAGGCATTGTGAACCTCGAAGATGAGTCAACTAGGAAAAACGAGTGGCAGATTATTGAAAAGCTGCCACTAAAACAGTTGTTCCAGATATTTAGTACTATGTTCACGCCGGAAGTTGGCGTTTGTGAAACAACCGAAGGAGTCGTCCAGTTTATCTTTTCAGATAccaatagttttgtggtattAAGAATTCGAAATGGCGTCGCTATTATTGAGGAGAATGGAAGAGCAAAGAATGCGGATGTAACTGTAAAAACAACAGAGGCAAAACTTAAGGCAGCGTTTATAACGAGACTTGATGGAAAGGGAGACTTTACAAAAGACCTTAATATAGATGGCGGTATAGTcaagtttaaaaattatatgaattgTTTCGAAGAGGATTTCCAACTTCTTTTGCCATAA